The region ACAAAATTCTACAACACTTATGCTCAACCCCAATGAAAATTTTAATACAGCTTTTTACTATCTAAATTCTCCTTCAATTTTTATGCAGGGAATAGATGCATCAGTGCATTATAACCAGTTTGGCAAGCATGAATTTTCCAGACCTAAGGCAATATGTATTCTGAACCGTTCAATGAATTATGATTTAAACTGGAAGAAGGTGTAATACCTATATTGCATACTCTACATCGAAATTATTTTTTTTACACAAACATCGATCCAATACTTCTTTTGGCAGGCTATTTGCATTTTATTCTATGATTTTCATTTTATTGACCATGAAGAAAATGTTTCGTGCCTGATTCTTACATAACAAAAACCCTTCGTGAAGAAGGAACGGGAATGTCAACTATGAGTACAACCGCTAAGATCTATTTTTTGTTTGTAATTTGTTTCTTCTCAGCAGGAACAATTCTTTTAGCTCCTCATATTGCTCATGCTGGTTATCTGGATCCAGGATCCGGCAGTACGGCTGTTCAGTGGATTATCGCCAGCGTTGCAGTTCTTTCAAAAATGAAAAAGAATATATTGACCTCAATCTCTAGAATTTTTAGGCGGTAAAAATATGCAAAAGGATTCAGGGTCATTTCGAGATCGTTCAGGATACGTCTATTACGAAGCGGGGAATATTTTACGGACAATCATGCCGTGCTATAAGGACACGTGGTTGAAAGTTACAGAGTCAGGCTTTTTAGATGAAGCACTGGACGAAAATCTTATTGTCTCATTTGAAGAGTACAAAACTATTCCAAAAAGCTGGAAAACCCTGAAGGTTGCCTCAGTTCCTTTTATTACCTACCCCTACGAATGGAGTTTCAGCCAACTTAAAGATGCGGCATTGCTGACTCTAGAACTTCAAAAAAAAGCTTTACGCAAGGGGCTGACACTAAAAGACGCCTCAGCGTACAATGTTCAATTCATCGGTAGCAGACCAACATTTATAGATATTTTTTCTTTTGAAGAGCAAACAGAAGGAGGAGCTTGGCAGGGCTACGGGCAATTTTGTTCTCATTTTTTAGCTCCTCTAGCTCTTGCCGCTAAAAAGGACTTACGCCTTGCCCAACTCAGCAGACAGTGGATTGATGGAATACCGATTGATATTGCAAGCTCACTCTTACCTTGGATAGCGCGTTTATCTCCTTCAATTTTCATGCACTTAACTCTGCACTCAGCTCTGCAAAAAAAATATGCAGATCCGCGAACAGTTAAAGACATAAAAACCAGGCATATGCCATTAGAAAGACTTCAAGGCATTGTTGAATCTCTTGAAGATGCTACAAAAAATTTACATTTTCCGAAGCAGATTACTGAATGGGGCGATTATTACAACGATACGAACTATACTGAAGCCGCGACAGATGCAAAGCTCAGTATCGTTGAATCGATTGGGGAGAAGTATGCCGGTAAGCTCGCTGTTGACCTAGGAGCTAATACAGGACGCTTCAGCTTGCCTTTATCAAAGTACTTTAAATGTGTCATTTCCGCCGACATAGATCCCGCAGCAGTAGATTTACACTATAGAACTCTACGGAAGAACGGACCTGAGAACATTTTACCAATTATAATGGACTTGTCCTCCCCCTCACCATCTCTTGGATGGGCCACTAAAGAAAGAAAAAGCTTTGAAGAACGGTGCGAAGCAGACATGCTTCTTGCTCTAGCTCTATGTCATCACCTTTTCTTCACGGCAGGAATTCCTTTCCAGCAAATAAGTGAATTTTTCTTTTCTCTCCTCCGTGATGATGGTGTGCTTATTTGTGAATACATCCCTAAGGAGGATAGTCAGGTGCAACGCATGTTAAGTGCAAGAGATGATATTTTTGAAGATTACAACGTTCAAGTTTTTAAAGAATCGTTTACTTCTGCGGGATTCAAAGAACTTGAAACCATAAATTTGCCAGATAGTCTCCGAACTTTACACGTATTCAAAAAAAACTCTTAAAAGATAGCACGCACACCTGTAGAGGGAGGTTAAGTCATCAGGCATTTTATTATGCTCACAAGGCTATTTTACTCTACGTTTTCAGGGTGTAAAGACCCCATTCTTCGGTCCACCTACGAGTAGAGACTCCCGCTCGGTTCGTGATGTTTGTCCAGCGGGGAGGGGATATACCCTCCCCGCTGGACAGCGAAATCAATTGGCGTCATATTTCTCAATGACTCATGAGGACGCTCCTCATTGTATTCCCGAATGAACTCTTCTGTAGATTCTCGAACTTCGCTTAAACTATTGAAGATAAAAAAATCTAATACTTCCTCACGGTATGTACGATTGAATCGCTCGACATATGAGTTCTGTGTTGGCTTACCTGGCTGAATAAATTCCAGAGCAACGCCGTTCTTTTCGGCCCAATCAGCCAAAGTTACAGAGATTAACTCCGGCCCATTATCCATCCTCATTTTTTCAGGAAAAACGCGCCAAGCTGAAACTCTGTCCAGTACACGAGTTACCCGTACTGCGGTAAGACTTGTGTCTATTTCAATCGCCAAGCATTCTCGGCTGAAATCATCAAGCACGTTAAAAGTTCTGAATCGCTGTCCACTTGTAAGCGAATCATGCATGAAATCAATCGACCAGCAAACATTGGCTTTCGGACAATCCATACTTGCAATTTGCTTTAGCTTAATAAATAAAAAATTATTGAGATGTGATTTAATGTCTTAATCTACCAGACTATCTTCCATATCCACACAATTTTAACCTGTTGCTTGCGGCGTGATAGATAAACGTTTTACCTAGCAAAGGAAGATGACCGCCGGGTTACCCCAGCGGCCACCGCCTTCGAAAACTATGAAGCATTAACAATAAATGGATCCTTATCTTTTTCATCTTCTATTTCAGTATTTAAATCCTCAGACTCATCACAGTCTTCTTTCACCTTCTCATCCTCCAAAGCATAAATCCCAGTAACAGCCAGAATTCCAACAGCCACACCACCAATAAATGTAAGTATACTTTTCATATTATCCTCCACGGTTATGATTCAAACTGAGTGCCGCAACGATTACAGCGATATAAACCGAGAACATGACGATCGACGTGCTCACCTACCTGACTGCCCACTTTTGAACCTGCAAAGAACCCCGCAAAAGCTCCCGCTAACCCACCGGCCACGGCTCCGATTCCAGTACCTATGATAGGAATTACAGATCCGATAGCCGCACCGGTTGCAGCCCCTGATGTTGCTCCGGCGTATCCAGCAACTCCTCCAGTTACTCCACCGACTGCTGTTCCGAGTTTTTGAGTGTTGTTAACAAGCACAACGAAATTCGCTGTATAACAATTGGGACATAAGGGGTTTTCTTCTGACATGACATTTATCCTTTTTTATTAGTTAGTTGAGGAGTGATTCCTGAAGCAGGTCAAACATGGCAGGAGCCAGATCTGTGAGTTCGGTGATGACTCTGCTTTTTCCCGGGAACAAACGAAAAACGGCCTCGGAGTTGATTCCGAGACCGTAGATTTCAAAGCCGTTTAAGCTTCCGTCTTTTATTGCTTTCTGTGTGTTTAGTAAGTTGTCAGGCACACCGTCCGTTATGCAGATGATGATTTTTCGACTCTCCGGCAATGGCAGCATCTGTTGAAATATCCACCAAAGAGCTTCACCTAATGGCGTAGATCCTGATGCAGACAAGCCAAAGCAACTGTGAACTCGCTGGCCATGGTTAAGAATTGCAGCGACTGTCGGCTCGCCATAACTTTCACCATCTTTTGCTCTGACTGCTGGAAAACAACTAACGCCCACACTCACTCCGTTAATGGAATTAAGTGAGCTAACCACAGTATGACAAATCTGCGAAGCAAGTCCGATACGCCTGCGCATTGAGCCTGAACAATCTATAAGGATGTGGACTGCCGTGCTGATCTTTTGACGTTCCCCACAGCTACGAAACATGCGAGGATTACCGACAGCAACACGATGCAAGTGAGATGAGCTTAAACGTCCCCGTCTACCGATACGATCATGACTTATAGTTTTAGCTTGAATGACTCCATGTAATCGAGACTTGAGGGAGGTTGAAGCTCTGCGCGTCTGTTCGAGATCTGTTTTATCTAACTCAATAAGCCTTTTGTACCCGTCTCGAGCAACTTGCAGCCCTTGATCTATGTTATCCGGACTATTGCTAACCAGCTGTTCTTCCAGAATTTTACCTAGTCCTTTGGGTAGATCTTTAGATTCGGAGCTAAGAAGTTTATCCAGATCCTGAATTGACTGTTTAACTTTTATATCCGTTGATCTTGGCGAAGGCGCATCCTGCTTGATATACTGCTTTAGCAGGGCCACGAATTCCCGTGTGTAGAGAATACAGTCCTGAGTCGAGTCACATTTTGTGCGGACATTCCGAAGAACAGAGTCCCAGCGAGAGAGAAGGCCTGGATAGTGTGATTCAACAATTGAAGCGGTTCTCGCACATTTTTCAGCTAATTCAGGGAAATCCCATGACCTGACTATTAATAGTAAGCAATTCAGAACTGCTGAAGCAGGATCGTCTTTATTTTCCTGAGACTGGTCGATTTCATGCATAAATAAGTGTTTGATCAGCCATTGGAAGTTTTGCCGACAACCCGGAAAGCTATCAGTGAGTTTATTTTCCACTCTCCAATCTTCCAGCGTGTTCCAGATATGCATTTCAATAGGAGTTAATTTTGCCAGTTTAAGCCACTCAAAGTTTGTTTCTCTAATATGAGCCGCTTCGTGATCCAGATAACCACGGGCAAGGTTCAACATTAATTCATCATTTTCCAAAGGTAATGCAGGCAGTTGAATTACTTTGCCATTAGTAAAGGCCTTATCCCCACCGATTCGGACCTGCACTCCATACTTGCGTCCCAGCACACTCGCTACGAGCGGCAATGATTTTATAAGCAACTTGTTATTCATAAGAACCTCCTTCATTACCACAACCCGTTACTATCTATCTGTTGCTGAGTCGCGGATTGAGGAACATGCGTTGGGAGTGAATTATTTGAGATTGTTTCAATTTTCGTACGAGTTGGAACTGCAACTAAACCTTCAAGCAGGTCCTCGGCAGTGTTTCCATCAAGGATTTTCTGACCATGCTTAATAAGTAAGGCAGGATCTCGAAGTAACGAGACAACTCCCTGTAACATGAGCAGATCAGATCCCCGTATAAGACCACGGGGCGGCACTTTATCGAAAGCTGTTTGCAGTAAACCCGTAATAGGTAGGACTCTAGGGTCGACGAAGGACAAACCATTGAGTTTACTGTGAATAGATCGCAACGGCGAAAGGGCTTTGTGAGTGACTTTAACTTTTCCAGCGTAACAACGGTTCCAAGTGTCAGTGGCTGTCTTGGATATTTCCTCGAAAAGCGTTGAACCAAGTTTGTTGACTTCATCCTTTAAGCCTTTCTTTACCGAACCTTTTTCAGGAGCGGCGAGCTTGAATAACTGCCATTTGAAGCCCATTCTTGAACGTACATATTCAGCACTGACCGTAGAGCTACCGATGAGCTCCTCCCAGCCAGGGTGTTGCTTTACCCAGTCCTGAACAGCTTCATCGTAGCGATTGAGAAAATCATCCTTTGCGGCCATGAATTCCTTTTGAATAATGGTAAGTTCTTTGACAATTTCATCTCCCACTTTCTCAGGAACTCCCCAACCACCAAGAAATCGAACTCCGTGTCTATCAAGTGTGCTTACTGCACGAGATTTAAGAGTCCCAAAAATACGTAGATCTTCAGGATTACAGATTCTTTTACTTCCGAGAGAAGCAAGTTCTTCCGGTGGTAACTGCGAACCTCCAAAATCTGACGGAGTTAATTTCTTTCTGGCAGACCAGATGTTTACATCAAGGTTGAGAGCTAGAATGTGGTTGAGGACCGTAATCCTTGTTTTAGTTTCCATGGTTGTCTCCTTTGTACTTTTGCAAAACAAAAGCGGAGGTAGCTTTCGCTACCCCCGCCTATAAAATTTGCGTATATCATTTATGATGTTGATTCAGTTTCACCTTCTACCGGGAAGATGCGCTGCGCTAGTTCATGTAAAACCGTTCGAGTTTCTCTACTAGCCCGATAGCCCAGAGCCCTATCCAATGCATACGTTATTGGCTGAATTCCTTGCTTTGCTAGAGGTTGAAAACGAACGGTAAGATCTGCCCAGCGTATTAGAGTACGAGTTGAGAATGTTACTTCGATGGTATCGGTAAGATTTCCAGTTGCTTCGCCCATGAATAGCTTGCGCACTGAATTCGCATACTCAATCATCTTTTTACGAATGTTCTCGGGAAGAGTTGCCGCCTTGCGGGAAAGTAGCTCCCTTTCAGCTTCAAAAGTCGGATAACCAATTTCACAAAGCCAGAACCGATCCATGAAAGCTAGGTTCTGACGAATCACACCCTGATAAAGGCCAGTTTCATCTGCTGCTCCATTAGAATTGGCTGTAGCTGCAAAGCGAAACATAGGGTGCGGATGGATTATCTCACCGGAGTTTTCAGGAATACAGAGCGGTTCACCATCAAGTATTCCGTTCAAGCCTGCAGCAGTTGCAGGATCAATAATGTCTATTTCATTGAGTAAAAACAATCCGCCATATTTCATGGCAAGGGCTAGAGGACCATACTGAAACTGCATATTTCCTTGTTCTACTGTAAGATGGCCCACCATTTCTGGAAATTCCAATCTACTATGGCCGGTTACTTCAAATACCGGATAATTGAGTTTGGCGGCCAACTGTTTAATGAGACTGGTCTTGCCACTCCCACTAGGTCCGAACAAGTAAATCGGATCAGAGCTATCCATGAACCAAACAACTACATCACGACTAGATTCATGAAATAGGTATTCGGGGTCAAGCTTCGGTGTGAAAGGTGAAACCGATTCAAACCCCTGAATAATACGACCAGAGACCTTGCCACTAAAGATCAATCCAGCATCAAGCTCCGTAGGAACTGTACTTTCAATTTCTTCGATTGTGTTAGACATGTTTTCCTCCTTATTAGCTGATAGATTTACTAAGTTGATTCTGTCTGACATGTTTCTCAAACTGGTTGTTGTAATAATCCCCACGCACCTCAAATTCTTTTTCATCTTCGCTGATACGCAGAAAACTGAATTCTTCAGTGTCCATTTCATCGAAAACAGTATTCACGAGTTTCACCATCGGGTGCGAGCTGCGCCACTCGCAGGATAGCCAGCAAAACATGTTGCCTCCGTATGCTTGGCCTGTCTGACTGTTTTTATTGCGATCAAGCATTTCCTGAAGATCAATTAATTCCGACTTGCTTAATTTTTGCTGGGCGTTAGCCAGTTGCTTGTTGAGCCTTGTAAGTCCTGCTTCAGAGAGAAAAATCGTTACATCACTTCGTATTGGCATTTCCACCTCCTTTGAAAAAGACAATAAAAAAGCGTATCTCCGAAGAGGTGCGCTTTGTATTGAGATCCACTGATCTGGTTAATTTCTTATGTTTGCATTATGCGGCTTGGTCATACTTCCACCATAGCTTACGATTCCCATCCCAGCGAAATCCTGCTTTTCTCAGAAAATCTTTCTTGGCGTGGGTGTTGCCGGTTGCCAAAATACAAGATTTGCCATCCGTCGCAGTTTCTTTACGATACTGAACGCCATCAAGACGAGGTAAATTAGAGGCTCCTATATCATGGGGCTGCGGAGGTCTCTGGGAAGCTGAGGCCCCTTCTGAACTCCCTTGTTTGCCGTTGTTTAAACCCTTGTTTTCAGTTTCATGACGACAAGAGCTTTCTGCGTCATCATCGCATTCTGTAACAATTCCAATTAAAGCAGCAAGTCCGTAACGTCTT is a window of Desulfovibrio sp. UCD-KL4C DNA encoding:
- a CDS encoding DUF3150 domain-containing protein: METKTRITVLNHILALNLDVNIWSARKKLTPSDFGGSQLPPEELASLGSKRICNPEDLRIFGTLKSRAVSTLDRHGVRFLGGWGVPEKVGDEIVKELTIIQKEFMAAKDDFLNRYDEAVQDWVKQHPGWEELIGSSTVSAEYVRSRMGFKWQLFKLAAPEKGSVKKGLKDEVNKLGSTLFEEISKTATDTWNRCYAGKVKVTHKALSPLRSIHSKLNGLSFVDPRVLPITGLLQTAFDKVPPRGLIRGSDLLMLQGVVSLLRDPALLIKHGQKILDGNTAEDLLEGLVAVPTRTKIETISNNSLPTHVPQSATQQQIDSNGLW
- a CDS encoding ERF family protein, translated to MTNTDLCSPEITKLAGAMLKVQQSLKPAQKDGQNNFTNSRYATLQSVMETCRDALLTNGIWLTQLPVQVDHGNLGLVSKIVHAESGQWQSSLLMMPLPKSDPQSYGSAMTYARRYGLAALIGIVTECDDDAESSCRHETENKGLNNGKQGSSEGASASQRPPQPHDIGASNLPRLDGVQYRKETATDGKSCILATGNTHAKKDFLRKAGFRWDGNRKLWWKYDQAA
- a CDS encoding AAA family ATPase; this translates as MSNTIEEIESTVPTELDAGLIFSGKVSGRIIQGFESVSPFTPKLDPEYLFHESSRDVVVWFMDSSDPIYLFGPSGSGKTSLIKQLAAKLNYPVFEVTGHSRLEFPEMVGHLTVEQGNMQFQYGPLALAMKYGGLFLLNEIDIIDPATAAGLNGILDGEPLCIPENSGEIIHPHPMFRFAATANSNGAADETGLYQGVIRQNLAFMDRFWLCEIGYPTFEAERELLSRKAATLPENIRKKMIEYANSVRKLFMGEATGNLTDTIEVTFSTRTLIRWADLTVRFQPLAKQGIQPITYALDRALGYRASRETRTVLHELAQRIFPVEGETESTS